The Agrococcus carbonis sequence ATGAAGAAGAAGTCGATGATGTGGCCGTCAGGGTCGGTGAGCTGGCCGCCGTACATGCCCCACTCGTCGTCCCGGATCGGCTTCGAGAGGGTACCGCCTCCCGCGGTCCCCGCCGCACCCAACGCATCCACCTCGTCGCGGCTTCCCAGCAGCATGGCGAGGGCGTTCTCGAGCATGCCGCGAGGCGCGCGCCGCTGGTCGCCGGTGAGGAACCCGTCGAACTTCGCGTGCTCGAGCAGCATGATCGCCACCTGGTCGCTCACGACCATGCAGCTGGTGGCGTCGTCGCTGAACTGCGGGTTCCTGGCGAAGCCCAGCGCCTCGTAGAACGCGGTCGCGCGACCGATGTCGGCGACCGCGTAGTTCGGGAAGATCATCTGCACTGCCATGGCCGCTCCTGGGGTCGCGCGCTGTGAACGGCGTTCACATTAGCGCAGTCGCGAGCGTAGGATCAAGGGCGATGACACGAGCGGGCTACTTCCACGGCGATCTGCGCCGGGCGCTGCTCGACGCAGGGCTCGACGTCGCCCGGGAGCGCGGCCCCGAAGGGG is a genomic window containing:
- a CDS encoding VOC family protein — encoded protein: MAVQMIFPNYAVADIGRATAFYEALGFARNPQFSDDATSCMVVSDQVAIMLLEHAKFDGFLTGDQRRAPRGMLENALAMLLGSRDEVDALGAAGTAGGGTLSKPIRDDEWGMYGGQLTDPDGHIIDFFFMEAPQG